agtttacatcagattcaacttgatcactgtctctaatcatcgtcggaacgggctgttgaaggcctcttttttaaaatataattaccgatggaaggagaaagactttttgtgtaacctgcctttgtgttaaattttttattattgatcaagtcgaaaatgctatctaaaacacataccactcatgcaaaaagaggtgtcagacaatttttttttatcatactgctttaattacattaaagatgtctgtttccgttttttccgttaaataccaattcctcagagcaattggtactttgcagaacggaacggaacggaaaaataaattaaaaagtttacatcagattcaacttgatcactgtctctaatcatcgtcggaacgggctgttgaaggcctcttttttaaaataaaattaccgatggaaggagacagactttttgtgtaacctgcctttgtgttaaattttttattattgatcaagtcgaaaatgctatctaaaacacataccactcatgcaaaaagaggtgtcagacaatttttttttatcatactgctttaattacattaaagatgtctgtttccgttttttccgttaaataccaattcctcagagcaattggtactttgcggaacggaacggaacggaaaaataaattaaaaagtttacatcagattcaacttgatcactgtctctaatcatcgtcggaacgggctgttgaaggcctcttttttaaaatataattaccgatggaaggagaaagactttttgtgtaacctgcctttgtgttaaattttttattattgatcaagtcgaaaatgctatctaaaacacataccactcatgcaaaaagaggtgtcagacaatttttttttatcatactgctttaattacattaaagatgtctgtttccgtttttttcgttaaataccaattcctcagagcaattggtactttgcggaacggaacggaacggaaaaataaattaaaaagtttacatcagattcaactggatcactgtctctaatcatcgtcggaacgggctgttgaaggcctcttttttaaaatataattaccgatggaaggagaaagactttttgtgtaacctgcctttgtgttaaattttttattattgatcaagtcgaaaatgctatctaaaacacataccactcatgcaaaaagaggtgtcagacaattttttttatcatactgctttaattacattaaagatgtctgtttccgttttttccgttaaataccaattcctcagagcaattggtactttgcggaacggaacggaacggaaaaataaattaaaaagtttaaatcagattcaactggatcactgtctctaatcatcgtcggaacgggctgttgaaggccccttttttaaaatataattaccgatggaaggagaaagactttttgtgtaacctgcctttgtgttaaattttttattattgatcaagtcgaaaatgctatctaaaacacataccactcatgcaaaaagaggtgtcagacaattttttttatcatactgctttaattacattaaagatgtctgtttccgttttttccgttaaataccaattcctcagagcaattggtactttgcggaacggaacggaacggaaaaataaattaaaaagtttacatcagattcaacttgatcactgtctctaatcatcgtcggaacgggctgttgaaggcctcttttttaaaatataattaccgatggaaggagaaagactttttgtgtaacctgcctttgtgttaaattttttattattgatcaagtcgaaaatgctatctaaaacacataccactcatgcaaaaagaggtgtcagacaatttttttttatcatactgctttaattacattaaagatgtctgtttccgttttttccgttaaataccaattcctcagagcaattggtactttgcggaacggaacggaacggaaaaataaattaaaaagtttacatcagattcaactggatcactgtctctaatcatcgtcggaacgggctgttgaaggcctcttttttaaaatataattaccgatggaaggagaaagactttttgtgtaacctgcctttgtgttaaattttttattattgatcaagtcgaaaatgctatctaaaacacataccactcatgcaaaaagaggtgtcagacaattttttttatcatactgctttaattacattaaagatgtctgtttccgttttttccgttaaataccaattcctcagagcaattggtactttgcggaacggaacggaacggaaaaataaattaaaaagtttaaatcagattcattttgatcactgtctctaatcaaggacgacgtgaggtcagtctagatatcataatgcatgacttgcaaatgcgttaatttcatgataatttatcaggacaatccgacatattcatctacagaatattttccgatgttatacatttttacacatttcacctgtgaagatgagattaagtatacatttgtgttatttgtatatggaaaaccgtaaaacacagaaattttaaagtttgttttgttttaaagatttttcgaaattttgataaatgccccctttggataccttaaatgaaattcctttccgttccgttccgttccgtaaagtaccaatagccatTCAACAACACAACAACTCAACAACAAAATGTGTTCAGTCAAACGTACTGGAGGTAAAGAATTTAACCAATAACTTTTCTACTACCAGAAAATGTAATTCTATTTTAGGAAATCTTGTcagtattattattttgtttttatgtactGCAACACATATTCTATTATATAATTCCAAATCATCTCCATTTTCAAACCCTTTTATATTTCCACACACAAGTCACTTAATATATATGTCACTTATACATAAATCATATATTGacaaagttttctgaaattaaatatttgctatCAAAATCAAACACAGATGTGCTGTGTTTAAGTGAAACATTTTTGTCAGATTCTGtccaaaataaagaaatagagTAAGGGTTATGATACAAACAGAAAAGACAATCGGAAAATCTGGCGGtgggtttttaatttatattactaACATGTTAACCACAATAAGACGATATGATTTAGAAAATGATGATATAGAATCAATGTGGatcgaaattatttttgttcatcaaaaacCTATATTACTTGGTAACATTTATAGACCACCAAATAGTAATGCAAAGTGGATTACAAACTTTGAATCACATGTTAACAAATGTCAATATTGAAGATAaggaaatgattattttgggtgaCTTTAATATTAATTTGGCGTCGAGAAAAATTCCAGCTAAATGGTCAcatttgaaaaacatttaaaacttgtCTCAATTAGTCTCAGTTCCCACTCGAGTCACACAAACATCTTCCACTTTGGTAGACCATATTTATAGCAATGAACCAGATAATATTCATTTTATGTTCCGAAGTATTCTATCAGTGACCATTATCCAGTATGCATTTCTCACAAAAGAGGGGTTAAAATCgaaaaagaaaattcatgaaTATATTACGTTCAGATCTActaaacattttaatgaaaatgattttatcaaTCACATATCACAGTGTTCGTTTAATTGTGTGTTAGAAATCGATGACCCCGAAGAAGCACTGTtgtcttttttgaatatttttactgaAGTACTGTATTAAATCATCATGCTCCACTCATTAAAAAGAGAGTAAAACGTTTATATCAAAATAAGTGGATGAATGATGAAATTCTAGATAGCATGAGAAAACGTGATTTTTATTAtaagaaaaaagatatatatagttAAAGACTGTGGAGAAATAAAGTCAAATATCTCATCGGAAActctaaacaaaattattataccaACACAAAAAGGGCAATAGTAGTAAATTATGGAAGCACCTACATACGACAATCATACCAGTATAAAAATCATAAGTGATTGtaacaaaaaggaaattttagaaCCAAAACGCATTGCTGATGTTTTTTATGCTTATTTCACAAATATCACAGATAATCTTAATCAAAACATCAACAATTATAGTAGTTGTTGTAACAAACTTGATGATTTTATATCGGGTCATGTACCAGATAACGTGTATTTTTCTATACCACTTATGAGTTATGATTTTGTGTGTTTACAACTAAAAGCACTAGATGAAACAAAAGCAACAGGTTCATCAATCATGTGAACTGCTtgttcaaaaattaaacaaatacaaatttgctTATACCTCATTACGCTGGTTTACATCATATTTGGCTGACAGATATCAGAAAGTATCGATATCAGaaagtatttatttcaaatacattatcagacgtacaaaaacaaaaaacgggtATACCAAGGATCCGTATTATGAccggtgttgtttttaatttttattaatgatcttcCTTTGTCTAATCCTTATCATAACACCGATTTATTTGCTGATGATagaactttatttattttatttatttttttattttttttatttgcaaaacagacaaaaaccaatttaggttatggcaaatacaaaacaaacatgatcaaacataatgaaaactcgacaatattataatagatatatgataaaaacagttattgttcTCCTTTCCATAGAACCATATCAGTCATTGTACAAAACAAAAGTTGCGTCAGTCAAAAACTTAATAcggttttacaagatatttttcgctggtgtgatgacaataaaatggctgtatatgtatctaaaacgaaagctatatgcattggatataaacaaaagctttccgttgcatcaaatgaaaacattaatcttgctttaaatggacaacaaattatagaaattGATTGCAATTGTCTGAATCCTGCTTCATCTGTCGTTATTTGGTGAAACCACaagtatttagttttttttttaatttgaatacagTCACGATTAGATTTGACATATTTAAAAACCCCGGGCggttattcaattttttatgagaCCAAATGAATTTTAATTTAGGAAAACTACGAAAAACCGagtccaaaatcaaaatttgaatacACAGTTtagcatattaaaaaaaaagaattcaagAAACTGTTGAAAAAAGTCAGAAATgagaaatttatacaaattattgGTAACTATATTGTCCTGTATTGGTCTATTAATTATTTCTCACGGTTAGGGCCATAATTCCAAAAATCAATGCCCCTTATTCCTACAAAAATAAAGAGACGAGGGAATGATCATGATTGACAAAGAGACAACTTTACACCTTAGTTCAAATGAAGtcatgtaaaccattataggccacgGTACGACCTTAAAAAACGCGAAAAACCAATACCGTGTGGTTGACTACAAAAAAGTAGATCGTATGAAAATACGGAATAATATACTACGCGCCTGTCAGCCTATGCAATGTGtgactgtaatttgaatttcaaaattactGAGTTACGTTTTTCGACGAACTAGTCAACTCAatcatagcgaatcacatgaatttgatgcgactgtcatacaaatgagaggtttagcgctataaaaccaggttcaatccccTGTTTTCTACGtgatttgaaaatacctgtaccaagtcaggaatatgacagttgttgtccattcgtttgatgtgttctgtcatttgattttgccatttgattagggattttccgttttgaattgtcctcggagttcagtattttcagttgtgattttacttttgacatagTCAGAAAATACCAGCGAAATTATCTTTATGAATAatgaattgtcgcataaaaattaagtACATGGGAAATTGCAAAGTttacgaagtctagtctgattaatcattttacaaaaaaaaaagaataccaatcaaaggggggcgtacgccctctacgccccctctgatTCCGCCACTGCCATGGAAATCTGAAGTATACCCAAATATTTTTCAACGCCCTCTTAATTTCCTCCCACCCCTTTCAGATTATAAATGACCTGTCACTTACGAAACTTCTTATTCTTAATTATAACAAAAGCACCGAAAATCGTTAGTTCAGAGCATTTAATAAATATCGGACGACATCATATCTATATTGATGGTTGCCCTCATTACAGGAGTCAATTCATGGAAGAATTACAACACAAATTATTTTCGTTTCATCCCCAGTCCGCATAAACTCCAAAAATACAACCATGTCGAACGTAGTTCGCCGAGCATTTCTTCACAGTATTCGTACATTATATAAACAATCACTAATTAATTTTACGTCAAATTACCCGAGAAATCTTCTAACCACCAGGAATTATACGAAAAAAAATGACGAAGCTGAAACTCCAGGGAAACCGCATTGTAATGTTGGTACAATAGGTCACATTGACCATGGCAAGACAACATTAACAGCAGCTATTACAAAAGTTTTGTCCGATTACGGTAAAGCAAAATTTGTGCAGTTTGAGGATATTGACAAAGCAGAGTTAGAAAGAAAACGTGGTATAACAATAAATACATGTCATGTTGGTTATGAAACCGACCTTCGTCATTATGCACACACTGATTGTCCGGGTCACATTGATTACATTAAGAACATGATTAATGGCACCTCTCAAATGGACGGGGCAATACTTGTCGTTGCTGCATCAGAAGGCACAATGCCACAAACTAGAGAGCACGTGTTATTAGCAAAACAGATAGGAATAAATAAATTAGTAGTTTTCTTGAACAAAATTGACTTGGTTGATGATGAACTTGCAGAGCTCGTTGAACTTGAGGTTAGGGAATTACTTGAAGAATATGGATATGATTCAGAAAATACTCCAGTTGTCAGGGGTTCAGCATTGAAAGCTTTGAAAGGGGATAAATCTGGACATGATTCTATATTAAAACTGATGGAAGCTGTAGATAAATACATTGATATTCCATTTCGTGATTTATCAAAACCATTTATTTTACCAGTTGAACATGTGTTTTCAGCCAGAGGAAGAGGAACAGTAGCAGTTGGGACACTCAGAGATGGAATTATAAAGAAAGGACAGCAAGCTCAAATACTTGGAGAAGGAGTAACACATAAAACAGCGGTATCTGATATTGAAGTTTTCAAAAAATCTGTAACAGAATGCCAAGCGGGAGATAATGTTGGTGTTCTCATGAGAGGTATCAAAAGTAATATTGTAACAAGAGGAATGTTTTTATGTGAACCAAATGCATTTTCTCAGCATGATGCTTTTGAGGCAAAAATTTATGTGCTAACACGTGCTGAAGGAGGACGGACAAAACCGATCACTGACAAGTACATGCAGTTACTGTATACCAATTATTTTACAGTACAATCTTGCATATTAGTACCAGAGGAGACAAAAATGATTATGCCTGGTGaagttgtaaatataacaatgttGGCTAGAAAGTCCATGGTTTTTGAAGTTGGGACAAGATTTACAGTAAGAGAGCTACAAAGGACAACTGTGACAGGGGTAGTTACAAAGTTGTTGCCAAGAACTGATATAGAAATTATTGGTTTCAATAagcaaaatatgaaaacaacttATGTAATTGAAAGTGGAAACCAAACTGTTAGATCGAAACGATTAGCTAGAAAATCAAAGAATTAGTTTTACAAATGTAGTTCAGttattaaatgttttatcatGCCTATAATTATTGAATCATTGTTTTGAGAAATTAAATTTTGGGTTAATATAAAAGGAGATGTAGCAAtgtgtggtattattgccaaagAGATAACTATACACCAGAGTTCAAAGCAATTATTGGCAACCAAACTCATTACtgccttcagcaatgagaaaaacccatactataaagacatataaacatgataaaagcacATGAAAATTGTGACACAATTCAAACCTTAAAACTAAGGGcctaattatatacatttttttaatctataacaaaacaattttctaaaaacaaatagGACAGACATTAACCAACAACAACCAACGAACTAcatgcttctgacttgggactGTGAGGCACATGATATAAACCTGAATAATGTGGTGgtatttaacatgtttgtgagtgcttCAAACCGGCCCTCTTACCTCAGACTTTGGTGTAATATAATACAACAAATACCTTTTATCACACTTTTTCATTTATGTTATCAATAAAgtgatatgaactacattttgtacatgtacatgatgtatgtataTCATAACATGTAATGGTATACTGGAAATTTTTTCCTTGCATTTACAAGTTTTTGAATTTGTGAAAACCTATTCTGTCACTATTTTTGCAATAATCATGATACAACATGCAACATATGTgcaataaaaacatcacaaaaacacatcataaaaaattCTTATCATGTTACATTTGTGTAGGATGAGTTGATAGTTCTTTTTATCTTGTTTAATTGGTAAAGTTCAACAAATGTTCAAATGGTCATGAGAATGATGTATATATGTACATAGTGTTATTTCACCCTAAAATAACTGGAACAACCATGTATCTTTATTT
The window above is part of the Mytilus galloprovincialis chromosome 4, xbMytGall1.hap1.1, whole genome shotgun sequence genome. Proteins encoded here:
- the LOC143072476 gene encoding elongation factor Tu-like codes for the protein MSNVVRRAFLHSIRTLYKQSLINFTSNYPRNLLTTRNYTKKNDEAETPGKPHCNVGTIGHIDHGKTTLTAAITKVLSDYGKAKFVQFEDIDKAELERKRGITINTCHVGYETDLRHYAHTDCPGHIDYIKNMINGTSQMDGAILVVAASEGTMPQTREHVLLAKQIGINKLVVFLNKIDLVDDELAELVELEVRELLEEYGYDSENTPVVRGSALKALKGDKSGHDSILKLMEAVDKYIDIPFRDLSKPFILPVEHVFSARGRGTVAVGTLRDGIIKKGQQAQILGEGVTHKTAVSDIEVFKKSVTECQAGDNVGVLMRGIKSNIVTRGMFLCEPNAFSQHDAFEAKIYVLTRAEGGRTKPITDKYMQLLYTNYFTVQSCILVPEETKMIMPGEVVNITMLARKSMVFEVGTRFTVRELQRTTVTGVVTKLLPRTDIEIIGFNKQNMKTTYVIESGNQTVRSKRLARKSKN